GGAAGTCCGGCAGCGAACCAATCTGCAAGGTTCCAGAGCCGAAGTCTTCGAGTTCAATCCCGGCGCGGGAAAATTCCTCACGATGGCGCAGAGCCAGTTCGCATTCCCGAGGGCCGGGCTCGATCAGGAGAGGGACGAGAAGGGCTTGGCTCTCCACTGGGCCGCTGTTGGCCAGCCACCGCTCGTAGAGAATCCTCTCCCGGGCGGCACGAGGGTCGAGCAATACGAGACCATCGGCTGATTCGAGGATGGCAAAGCGGTCCTGAAGGCTGCCGATGTATCGGAATGGCGGGACTTTCTCCGGCTCCGGTTCCGGCTCAGGACGATGAAGGGGAGGCGCGGGGCCTACTTCCGGGCTAGGCCGCATTAGGGAATAGCCCGGCTCGGATCGGGGCGCGCGTGACGGGGGAGTGAAATTCTCAAAGTGCCGCTGTACCGGGATCGATGCAGGCCATGAGCGGGCTGCCGGTGCCTGCTGGGCAGGAGTGGGATCAGAGACGATCGCGCGCGACGCTGGAAGCTGCGCGGCCCGGCGGGAGGCTTCCGCACGCGCAAGGCCTTCCTTCACCGCTTGGGTCAGGACGTCGCGAAGTTCGTGCGGGCGGTGCAAGCGGATTTCGCGCTTCGCCGGATGCACGTTCACATCCACCAGCGAAGGCTCCATCTCGATCCACAGCCAGGCAGCCGGGTGCATGCCGTCTTGGAGTGCACCGCGGAATCCTTCGGTGAGCCCGCGGGAAATTGCGGAATCCTCCACGGGCCGGCCGTTCAGGAAGACGCACTGATGTCGGCGCCCCTTGCGGGCATGCACAGGTGGGAGAATGAAACCTTCCACCGAGATCCCGTTGCCATGGGTCAGCGGCAGTTCGACCAGTTCCCGGCCGAGATCGGTGCCGGTCATCCAGCGCACCCGGTCCAAGCGGGACATCCCTCCCGGAAGGTCGAAAACCTCGCGCTCGTCCTTTCGGAAACGGAAACGCACCCCGGATGCTGCCAACGCGTGAAGTCGCAACTGGTGTTCGATGTGAGCCGCCTCGGTGGTTTCCGCGCGCAAGAATTTCCGGCGGGCCGGGACATTAAAAAAGAGGTCTTTTACTTCCACCACGGTGCCCGGAGCGCAACCGGCCTCCCTGACGTCCCGCATGACGCCGCCTTCCACCGCGATCTCGGTGCCGGCCACGGCATCCGGTTCCCGGGTGACTAGCCGGAAGCGGGAGACGCTGGCGATGCTTGGCACGGCCTCGCCGCGAAAGCCGAGCGTGCGGATGGCGGCGAGGTCGCCAACCTCAGCCAGCTTGCTGGTGGCGTGGCGCTCCAGACTCATCAAGGCGTCATCCCGGGACATCCCGCTGCCGTCATCGATCACGCGCAGCAGGGCTGCGCCGCCACGCCGTATTTCTACCAGGATTTCCTTGGCCCCGGCGTCCAAGCTGTTTTCGACCAGCTCCTTCGCAGCACTGGCCGGTCGCTCCACCACTTCGCCCGCCGCCACTTGGCTGGCGAGGATTTCGGGCAGGATGCGGATGCGCGGCACGCGGAAGTGGTACGGGGATCGGGGGGAAGTTCCAAGCGGGAAGGTGGGGTGGCCTATACCGCGGCGATCGCGATAGGGCCGTGCCGGGTACGCGAAAACCCTAACAGAACCACGCATTATTTCGGAATGAGAAATCCGCTCGCTTATTGCAGTCTGGGGAGTTGATAGTTGCGGTCGGCCTGTTCATGGGGATCGGGAAATCCTCCCGGAGCTCCGCTGAAAGATGGCCTCCTCCCCAGCCTTATCCAGCACTCCCCGCGTGGAAGACTTTCAAAACGACCTTGCCCTGGTCGGTAGCATCGCTGCCGTACCGAATATCCTCGATGTGGTGTGCCGCACCACGGGAATGGGCTTTGCCGCGGTGGCGAGGGTGACGGAGGACCGCTGGATCGCATGCCGCACCCTCGACAAGATCGGCTTCGGCTTGGGACCCGGCGATGAGTTGAAGGTGGAGACCACCATCTGCCATGAAATCCGCCAGCATCAGGAACCGGTGGTGATCGATGAAGTGGCGGGCGACCCTGCTTTCTGTGATCACGCCACTCCGAGGATGTATGGCCTGCAGAGCTATATTTCCGTCCCGATCCTTCTCGCGGACGGTCGCTTCTTCGGTACGCTCTGCGCGATCGATCCAAAGCCCGCGAAGGTGAACACCCCGGAGACAATCGGCATGTTCACGCTCTTCGCTGAACTCATCGCACAGCACATTGACGCGGGAGAACGCGTTGCCCTTACCGAGGCCCGCCTGCAAGCGGAGCGGGAGGCTGCCCTGCTCCGGGAACAATTCATCGCGGTGCTGGGGCACGACCTGCGGAATCCGCTGGGGGCCTTGTCTGTAGGAACCTTGGTCTTGAAGGAATCCGCCACGGATGAGCGGGCGCTTACCCTGCTCGCGATGATGGAAAAGAGCGTGGCCCGCATGTCCGAACTGATCGAGGACGTGATGGACTTCGCCCGTGGCAGATTGGGCGGAGGCATCATGCTGGACCTGCGAAGCGACGTGCCGGTGGAAAAGGTGCTAGGCCAGACGATCGAGGAAACCCGCTCGCAGTGGCCTGACCGCGACATCGAGGCGATTTTCTCCGTGGATCATCCGCTCTCCTTTGATCGCCGGCGCCTTTCACAACTCTTCGCGAACCTTCTGGGAAATGCGATCAAACACGGGAAGCGGGATGCACCGATTCTCGTCCGGGCCTGTAGTGGAGATGGCAATTTCGAACTCTCCGTGACCAATGCGGCCGACCCGATCCCGCTGGAGGTGCGGGATCGCCTGTTCCAACCTTTCACCCGCGGTGGCAAGACCGAGTACCAACAAGGCCTCGGCTTGGGGTTGTATATCGCCTCCGAGATTGCGAAGGGTCATGGCGGCTCCCTGGAGGTGAGTTCGGATGAAGACGCCACGACGTTCACTTTCCGAATGCCGGCTAATGGCGCGCTGCTGCCGGGCTGAGGATTGAAAAACTCTGCCGGCAGCCCCCGTTCTGCGGAGGATGAAATCCTTCCTCCCTTTTCTTTGCTGCGGTCTCTCCCTTTCCGCGCTCGCAGGGGCTGCCGGGAAGGAGCGCTGGGTTTATCTGCCCGCGAATTTCCAAGTGGATGCAGAGGCGGATCGGGTGATCGGACTTTTGGAGCGGGCTGCCAAGGTGGGTTACACGCATGCTCTGGTTACGGATTCGAAATTCTCCCGTTTGGAGACAGTGATGCCTTCCTACGGGCCGAATGTCGCCCGGGTAAAGGAGGCGGCGGATCGCTTGAAAATGGAGGTCATCCCCTGCGTCTATCCGGTCGGGTATTCGAATGACCTGCTTTTTCATAATCCGAATCTGGCTGAAGGGATACCGGTGAAAGACGCCCTTTTCGTAGTGAGCGGCGGGGAGGCGAAAGTGCAGGCGGATCCCGCGGTCAGCCTGCCCGGTGGTGCAATGGAGGATCGCTCCGGTTGGGATTTCATCGATGAATCGATCGTGGCAAAAGACGGCTACCTGATCTCCGGGCCCACGGACTCCAATGCCCGGATCTCCAAGAGGGTGAAGGTTGCGCCATGGCGGCAATACCGGCTTTCGGTGAAGATCAAGACGCAGGGCTACAGCGGATCTCCTCCGGAAATCAAGGCGTTGGCGGGCGAGAAGTCGCTGCAGTGGACAAACCTGAAGACGGAAGCCACGCAGGATTGGATCCGGCAGGATGTGACCTTCAACTCGCTCGGGAACTCGGATGTGGGCATCTATTTCGGGGTCTGGGGCGGACATCAGGGAACCTTGATGTGGGACGAGGCGTTCATCGAGGAAGCGGGCCCGGTGAACCTGCTGCGTCGTCCGGGCACTCCGTTGGTGATCCGGAAGGACGGCGGCGCGGTCCTCAAGGAAGGGTCCGACTATGAGCCGGTGACCGATCCGCTGATGGGGACGAAGCCATGGTCGGGCGAATACACGGCATGGCATGAGGCTCCCGGGATCCGGGTGCCGAGGTTGAAAGACGGGGAAAAACTACGGGTCTCGTACTATCACACCGCGGTGATCCACGATGGTCAGGTCTCCGGCTGCGTGGAGGAACCGGAGTTCCAGAAGCTGCTGCGGGCGCAGGCGAAGCAGGTGGCGGAGCTCTGGACGGCCCCCGGGCATTTCATGAGCCACGATGAATGGCGCGTGCTTGGCTGGGACCGGGCCTGCGGCAAGGGTAGGACGCCCGGACAGATCGCCGCGGCGAATGCCCGGATGTGCACTTCGAATTTGAAGGAGCTCGCGCCTGGAAAGCGGATCCTCGTGTGGAGTGACATGTTCGACCCGCACCACAATGCGGTGAAGGAGTACTATCTGGTGAATGGATCGCTGGAAGGTTCCTGGGAAGGCCTCGCCTCCGAGGTGGAGGTGATGAACTGGAACTTCGGCAAGCGCTCCGAGAGCCTGGCCTTCTTCTCGAAGCGCGGGCACTCCCAGTTGATCGCGGGTTACTATGATGATGCGATCGCGAACGTGGGTGCCTGGCTGGATGCGGCGAAGGACACGGAGAAGGTAAAGGGCTTCATGTACACCACTTGGCGGAACGATTATTCCAAGCTGGAAGAAGTGGCGGGGATTTTGGCGGACAAAGGATGGTGAAGATCGAGACGAGCCAGGCTTTGCGCATATAGGTGAGGCGACCGGGCCGCTTTCCGATTCTGACCTTCTCCATTGCCCACTTGCCGGGCTGGGGGC
This portion of the Luteolibacter luteus genome encodes:
- the mutL gene encoding DNA mismatch repair endonuclease MutL, translating into MPRIRILPEILASQVAAGEVVERPASAAKELVENSLDAGAKEILVEIRRGGAALLRVIDDGSGMSRDDALMSLERHATSKLAEVGDLAAIRTLGFRGEAVPSIASVSRFRLVTREPDAVAGTEIAVEGGVMRDVREAGCAPGTVVEVKDLFFNVPARRKFLRAETTEAAHIEHQLRLHALAASGVRFRFRKDEREVFDLPGGMSRLDRVRWMTGTDLGRELVELPLTHGNGISVEGFILPPVHARKGRRHQCVFLNGRPVEDSAISRGLTEGFRGALQDGMHPAAWLWIEMEPSLVDVNVHPAKREIRLHRPHELRDVLTQAVKEGLARAEASRRAAQLPASRAIVSDPTPAQQAPAARSWPASIPVQRHFENFTPPSRAPRSEPGYSLMRPSPEVGPAPPLHRPEPEPEPEKVPPFRYIGSLQDRFAILESADGLVLLDPRAARERILYERWLANSGPVESQALLVPLLIEPGPRECELALRHREEFSRAGIELEDFGSGTLQIGSLPDFLKMADPRSFVTSLIDELSQGQTPGARVAFDALAKLLARRAALSESPRPQEAMPLLRILFNCDLPYCAPDGRPTLSELSMKELERRFAGGKSSSF
- a CDS encoding GAF domain-containing sensor histidine kinase: MASSPALSSTPRVEDFQNDLALVGSIAAVPNILDVVCRTTGMGFAAVARVTEDRWIACRTLDKIGFGLGPGDELKVETTICHEIRQHQEPVVIDEVAGDPAFCDHATPRMYGLQSYISVPILLADGRFFGTLCAIDPKPAKVNTPETIGMFTLFAELIAQHIDAGERVALTEARLQAEREAALLREQFIAVLGHDLRNPLGALSVGTLVLKESATDERALTLLAMMEKSVARMSELIEDVMDFARGRLGGGIMLDLRSDVPVEKVLGQTIEETRSQWPDRDIEAIFSVDHPLSFDRRRLSQLFANLLGNAIKHGKRDAPILVRACSGDGNFELSVTNAADPIPLEVRDRLFQPFTRGGKTEYQQGLGLGLYIASEIAKGHGGSLEVSSDEDATTFTFRMPANGALLPG